Genomic DNA from Pelosinus sp. UFO1:
GAAAAATCGACGCGTAGAAGTGCTCATTATGAGAAACGTTAAAATGTAAGTGATAATGAAAGACTTAGCATATAGCTAAGTCTTTCATTTTTGTCTGTCTATTAAAAATTAACCGCTTGTATTGGCAAAACCCGGTCAATACTGATACAATGCATAGTAAAGAGTAAAATTTGGAGTGACGTTAGTGATTATTGGTACTGGTATTGATATTATTGAAATTGATCGTATTAAAGCTGCTATTATACGCCAATCCTTCGTAGAGAGGGTGTTTACTTTAAGTGAACGACAGTATTGTGAAAGCCGAGGTTTGCAAAAGGCATCTTCTTATGCAGCTCGATTTGCTGGTAAGGAAGCGATAATGAAAGCCTTTGGTACGGGTCTAGCAGGTGGAAGTCTTCAAGATATTGAAATTTTTCTCAATGACAAAGGGTGTCCACATGTAAATTTAAGCGGCCAATTTGCCGCTTTGGCTAGAGAGTTGGGGGTCAGCTCAATTCATATATCATTGACACACGCGCGGGAGTATGCCGCTGCACAAGCTATTTTATGGGGAGGTAAATAAAGATGAAAGTAGTGACAGTTGCCCAAATGCGAGACATTGAGCAGGCAGCAATTGAAGAATATGGTATCCCCGGTATTGTTCTCATGGAGAATGCTGGTGTAGAAGTAGTAAAGCAAATAGAAAATGTACTAGGTAGTATACATAATAAAAGGATTTCCGTTTTTGCGGGTACTGGTAATAACGGAGGCGATGGCTATGTTGTCGCTCGGCATCTATATAACCAAGGTGCTAAGGTTAAGGTTTTTTTAATTGGAAGTAAAGCGAGTGTTGTGGGAGATGCATTGACTAATTTGCAGATCATTACTTACATGGGAATTGATGTACTAGAGGTAACTAACTCTCATGATTGGGATAAAGTGAAAATAGCGATGACTTTCACTGATTGTCTAGTAGATGCATTATTAGGTACGGGTTTTACAGGACAATTACGAGAAAATATGACACAAGTTGTGGAAAGTATTAATAAAATGAATAAGGTGACGATTGCAATTGACGTGCCAACAGGTGTTGACGCGGATACTGGTCAAATTCAAAGTGTAGCAGTAAAAGCGAGTCATACAATAACCTTTGCCTTGGCGAAACAAGGGCTTTTGCTATATCCAGCTGCTTCTTATGTTGGGGAGTTATGTGTTGCTGATATCGGAATTCCCAGACTGTTATTAAGCGATTCTCAAATCCAGCAAAATCTTATTACAAGCAATGATGCCCGGGAAATATTTTCCAAGAGGCAACCAGATGTTCATAAGGGGAGTTGTGGAAAAGTCTTAGTGGTAGCTGGTTCTAAAGGCTTGACTGGCGCTGCTGCTCTTGCGTCAGATGCTGCAATGCGCTGTGGTGCCGGCATGGTGACCTTAGGTATTGCCGAAAGTTTGCATGAAATTATGGAGATCAAATTAACGGAAGTTATGACGAGTCCTTTACCGGAAGTCGGGGATGGTTTTGTA
This window encodes:
- a CDS encoding bifunctional ADP-dependent NAD(P)H-hydrate dehydratase/NAD(P)H-hydrate epimerase, giving the protein MKVVTVAQMRDIEQAAIEEYGIPGIVLMENAGVEVVKQIENVLGSIHNKRISVFAGTGNNGGDGYVVARHLYNQGAKVKVFLIGSKASVVGDALTNLQIITYMGIDVLEVTNSHDWDKVKIAMTFTDCLVDALLGTGFTGQLRENMTQVVESINKMNKVTIAIDVPTGVDADTGQIQSVAVKASHTITFALAKQGLLLYPAASYVGELCVADIGIPRLLLSDSQIQQNLITSNDAREIFSKRQPDVHKGSCGKVLVVAGSKGLTGAAALASDAAMRCGAGMVTLGIAESLHEIMEIKLTEVMTSPLPEVGDGFVGEDAFDEIVTLSLKNDVVAIGPGLGRQTETLDLVRQVVKSIEKPLVLDADALYALIDHTSILLEAKSMPVLTPHPGEMARLVGLTTEEVNQDRIYIARQAATEWGSIVILKGARTVVAFPDGEVYINSSGNAGMATAGAGDVLTGVITGLIGQGLSSHEAALAGVYLHGLAGDIVARGGMIGMVASDLIKALPAAIFGIQEKD
- the acpS gene encoding holo-ACP synthase, which produces MIIGTGIDIIEIDRIKAAIIRQSFVERVFTLSERQYCESRGLQKASSYAARFAGKEAIMKAFGTGLAGGSLQDIEIFLNDKGCPHVNLSGQFAALARELGVSSIHISLTHAREYAAAQAILWGGK